From Hoeflea sp. 108:
AGGTTCTCGGTCGTTGCCATGTCAGCCTCCTGCTTGCGGTGCTTCGCCGTAGAGAAACTCCTCACACAGCTCGATCTGGGGCTTCAGCATCGCCGTGCCGGGCACGCATCTGCAGCCAAGGGCGCGGGCGGCTGCGAGCAGTTCCGTCTCGTCGGGCTTGAGGACGACATCCGCCACGGTGGTGGCGGCCGTGAGGCCGGCGATATCGAGGGGGAGCGCGATGTTGCCGACCATGCCGACAGATGTGGCGTTTACGAGCAGCGTGGCGCGCGAGAGGTCAGGGTTCTCACCAGCGTCGAGCGCCACGACGGTCACGCCCGTCGCATCGTGGATTTCCGTGGCGAGGCGCTGGGCCTTCAGCGGATCGCGATTGATGAGCGTCAGGCGGCCGATTCCAGAGGCCGCCAGCGAGAAGGCGATGGCGCGACCGACACCGCCGACACCGACCTGCACCACGTCAGCCCCCTTGGGATCGAAGTTGTTGTTCACCAGCCCGCGCATGAAGCCCTGGCCGTCGATGTTATGGCCGGTGAGGCTGCCGTCGGTCTCGCGGCGAACGAAATTGACGGAGCCGATGCGCTTGCCGACGTCGGTCAGCCGATCGACCAGCGGCACGGCATTGATCTTGTGCGGGATGGTGATGCAGAGCCCTTTGATATTGTCGGTCTTGCGCACCAGCTCAAATGTGGCCGCCAGGTCATCCGGCTGGACATGCAGGCCAGCACAGCTGAAATTATGCCCCTTCGAGGCAAAATAATCGTTGAACATGATCGGCGCGCGGAAGTGCCGGACGGGTGAGCCAACGATGAAGAAGAGGTCGGTTTCGCCGGTGATCTGCATGGTGTTCCCTTTTCTTGGCGATTGCGGACCGTCGAGGTCCAGCTTCATTGAATGAGCCCGAAGAACTCGGCTACGAGGCGGGGCTGCGGCTTGAGCATTTCGGCGCCGCCGACGATTTTGCAGCCGCGTGCGGTGGCGGCCTCCAGAAGTGGCGTCATGGCCGGGTTGACGATGACCTCGGCAACAACGGTTTCCCGGCCCAACCGGTCGAGCGACAGCGGCAGCGGATCGCCCTGCCGCATGCCCAGCGACGTGGCGTTGACGAGCAGGTCGATACCGTCAAGCGCGTCCGGACCGTGCGCCTCCACCACGCGAACGCGGCAGGCGGGCGCGAGTTCGGCGATCTCGCGCGCCAGGGCTTCCGCCTTGGCCGCGTCGCGATTGGCGAGCACAAGTTCCTGCAACCCCTTGTCCACCAGCGCCAACGCAATGGCGCGGCCGACGCCGCCCACGCCGACGACAAGCGCGCGTTTGCCGTTAAGCTCGACGCCGTTGACCGCGAGCCCGGTAACGAAGCCGATACCGTCCGTGTTGGTGCCGGCCAGCGTACCGTCGGGGTTGCGGCGGATGAAGTTGACAGCGCCCAGCCGCCGGGCGGAGGGGCTCAGCTCGTCCATGAGGGGAACGGCCGCAATCTTGTGCGGAATGGTGATGCCGAGCCCGCGCACATTGTGCATCAGCCTGACGGCATCGAGACATTGGGCAAGATCACCCGGTTGGACATGGATTGGAGCGATCACTGCATCGAGGCCAAGGGCGACGAATTGGTCGTTTATCAGCAAGGTGCCCCTGATGTGGTCGACCGGATCGGCAAGCATCAGAACGATCGCGGTCTTGCCGGTGATCTGCATGTCAGGGTGATCTCCCAGTGCACGTCTTTGAACGGGGCCGTGGACGCGTCAGTGCATTTCCAATTTTTCGACGATGTCCTGCCGAACCTCGATGCCAAGGCCAGGCCGTTCCGATGCGCGCACCACGCCGGCTGCGTATCCGATCGGCTCATCGACCAGATCCGTCTGCACAGAGACCGCAAATGGCTTGAGCTCGAACAGTTTCGTGTTGGGCGAAGCGAGCGACAGGTGGAGACTTGCCGCGGTAAGCACTGCGGTGCTCCAGGCGTGGGCGTTCATGACGGTGCCTGTCTGCGAGCAGATCGCATCGACCTTGCGGAAGCCGGTAATGCCTTCCGAGCGCGCCGGATCGACGCCGACAATATCGACTGTCCCGGTCGCGATCAGGTCGCGATAGCCGGTCACGGTGTACTCACGCTCGCCACTTGCGATCGGAACCGACAGGGCAGCCTTCAAGGCGCGGTAGTCGTCGATGCGGGTCGGATAGAATGGTTCCTCGATCCAGCCGATCTCGTGCTCGGCCATGCGGCTGACGGTGCGGATTGCCGTTTCGCGATCCCAGACGACGCCGTTGCCGGCATCCATCAGGATCGGGAAGTCAGGGCCGACCGCCTCGCGCAGCAGCTTGACGAACAGGACATCCTGCTCCGGGTTCTTGCCGATATCAGAGAGGCCTTTCTTGCCGATCCCAAGCTTGCAGCCGGCATAGCCCGCATCCTTGAAGCCGACGACCTCGGCGATGTTCTCGTCCAGCGTCGCCTTGTTGACGTGGCTGCTGGCATAGGCCGGCAGGCTCTCCTGCAGGCGGCCGCCCAAAAGGGCATGGAGCGGCAGGCCGCGCTCCTTGCCGTCGATATCCCAAAGCGCCATGTCGATCGCCGAGTAGGCGATGGTGGCAAGGCCACCTTCGCCATACCACCAGCAATGGGCGCGCATGCGGTTCCAGGTGTCTTCGACGCCGATGTCCCCAGCCTCCAGAAGAAGCGGGGCGAAGCCCTCGTCGACAAGGACCTTCGTGGCTCGCGC
This genomic window contains:
- a CDS encoding shikimate dehydrogenase, producing the protein MQITGETDLFFIVGSPVRHFRAPIMFNDYFASKGHNFSCAGLHVQPDDLAATFELVRKTDNIKGLCITIPHKINAVPLVDRLTDVGKRIGSVNFVRRETDGSLTGHNIDGQGFMRGLVNNNFDPKGADVVQVGVGGVGRAIAFSLAASGIGRLTLINRDPLKAQRLATEIHDATGVTVVALDAGENPDLSRATLLVNATSVGMVGNIALPLDIAGLTAATTVADVVLKPDETELLAAARALGCRCVPGTAMLKPQIELCEEFLYGEAPQAGG
- a CDS encoding shikimate dehydrogenase; protein product: MQITGKTAIVLMLADPVDHIRGTLLINDQFVALGLDAVIAPIHVQPGDLAQCLDAVRLMHNVRGLGITIPHKIAAVPLMDELSPSARRLGAVNFIRRNPDGTLAGTNTDGIGFVTGLAVNGVELNGKRALVVGVGGVGRAIALALVDKGLQELVLANRDAAKAEALAREIAELAPACRVRVVEAHGPDALDGIDLLVNATSLGMRQGDPLPLSLDRLGRETVVAEVIVNPAMTPLLEAATARGCKIVGGAEMLKPQPRLVAEFFGLIQ
- a CDS encoding mandelate racemase/muconate lactonizing enzyme family protein, whose protein sequence is MRITNIRTYAISYADSNDFGRIKATVLVRVTAAGGAVGWGEGVTLAPEAARATKVLVDEGFAPLLLEAGDIGVEDTWNRMRAHCWWYGEGGLATIAYSAIDMALWDIDGKERGLPLHALLGGRLQESLPAYASSHVNKATLDENIAEVVGFKDAGYAGCKLGIGKKGLSDIGKNPEQDVLFVKLLREAVGPDFPILMDAGNGVVWDRETAIRTVSRMAEHEIGWIEEPFYPTRIDDYRALKAALSVPIASGEREYTVTGYRDLIATGTVDIVGVDPARSEGITGFRKVDAICSQTGTVMNAHAWSTAVLTAASLHLSLASPNTKLFELKPFAVSVQTDLVDEPIGYAAGVVRASERPGLGIEVRQDIVEKLEMH